The sequence GATCTGCTCGCCGACATCACTGCGCCGGAGCTGGACCAGCAGATCGCGCAGGCGCAGGCGACCCTCGCTCAGAACCAGGCGGCGCTGCAGCAGGCGCAGGCAAGCCGTGAGCTCGCCGACGTCACCAATGCGCGGGACAGCAATCTCGTCAAGCAGGGCTGGCTGACGGCGCAGCAAGGCGACAACGACCGTCTCACCCTGCGTGCGCAGCAGGCGGCCGTCGGCGTCGCGCAGTCCAACATCGCGGCGCAGGAGGCTCAGATCCGGGTCCTCCAGCAGGAGAAGGCCTATCAGCGCGTGGTGGCGCCGTTCGACGGCGTGATCACACAGCGCAACGTGGACAATGGCAGCCTGGTGCAGGCCGGATCGACTTTCATGTTCACCCTGATGCATTCCGACGTGATCCGAACCCAGGTCTTCGTACCGCAGGACGAGGCCTTTGGGGTCGCCCCCGGCGTCGACGCCGATATCCGCGTCCCCGAGATTCCGGGCCGGTCGTTTCCGGGGAAGGTCACGCGGATCGCGACCGCGTTGCAGCCGGGCAGCCGAACACTGCTGACCGAGATCGACGTGCCGAATCCGGATGGTCTGCTCAGCCCCGGCATCTACTGCACTGTCGAACTATCGATCCCGCGCAAGACACCGTCGATGATCGTCCCGTCCGATGCGCTGGTGTTCGACCAGAACGGCCTTCACGTCGCGCTCGTGCGCAACGGCGCCGTTCATTTGCAGCAGGTCTCGATCGCGAGGGATTTCGGCACCACGGTCGAAGTGCGTGAGGGGGTGCAGCCCGGCGACCAGGTCGTGCTCAATCCGGCGGTGAACCTGACCGAGGGCAGCAAGGTGACCGTTCGCAAGGTCGAAATGAGTTAGGGCGTGGTGATGATGCGGACTATGGTCGCAACGATGTTCGCTCTGCTGCTGTTGGGGAGCTTGCCGAGCAAGGCGCAGGTGGCAACGACGGGCACCACGGCGATGGGCCTGCCCACGGTGCCGGGCGCTATCGTGATCTCGCCGTTGAACAGTCCGGGTCCGTTTTCCGCAGCGACCGAGCCAAACGCGCCCGACACCACGCTCGCGCCCGTTCCGCTCGCTTCCGATCCGACGATGCCGGGGACGGTGGTCGTCTGCGCTGCGCCATCGGCGTCCCCGATGCCGGTGCCGGCAACGCCGATTGTCTCGAATCCCGGCTTGTCGACGTCGGGCAGTGTTGCTCCGATATTGCCGGTCACAGGACTGACCGGAAGCTCCATCGGAACCATTCCCGCAGCCTCGCCGGCAGGAACGGGCGCTACGGTCGCATGTAGCTCAACCCCGGGAGGTCAGGTGGCCACTGCTGCATCGCTGCCACTCTCGATCCCACAGGTGCCGGCGAGTCCGGCACCGGGCACCATCTCGGCGGACGTTAGCGCCGCTGGCGGCACCGGCATTGATCCAAGCGCCGTTGTGCCCAGCCCGAACAGCTCCGCCTGCATGGAAGGCGTCTCGATGAACCTGGCCTCGCCCGCGACTGTGTTGCCGGCCAATGCTACAGGCGCAGCGCCGACGCCGGGCGTGGCGCCGGTCCTGCCGCCGGGATGCTGAGAGTTCTGTGCCTCATATGGCGGGGCGTAGCTTGCGTATCGCGGCATCGGGCGGGAGCATGGCTTCGCCGTCCCGATATTTCCAGTCCACCATCACGGCCTTGCCGTCCCTGACCGTGGTGCGGCCGACGAACGTTCCCATGGTGCTCTGATGGTCGATGGCGCGCCAGATCGCTCGTCCAAACGGCGTGTCAAAGCCGATATTGCCGAACCCGTCGGCCATTTTTTCGGTATCGAGCGTCCCGAGCTTCTCGATCGGAGCCGCCAGCGAGCTGATCAGGGCGTGACCGACCACGGAGCCCATCGTGGGCGCCTCGCCATAGCGCGCGGCGTAAGCGGATATGAAACCGTTGTTGGTATCATCCAGGACCTCGGTGACGGGATAGCCGGTCACGATCCACCCCTCCGGCGCGTCTTGTCCGAGCGGATGGAGATATTCCGGCTCGCCGGTCGTGAACGACACGACGCGTCGTCCCCTAAACAGGCCGCGATCATGACCTTGCCGGACGAAACGGGCGAGATCGGGACCGAAGGTGACGTTGAGGATTGCGACCGGATTGTGCTGGGCGAGAGCGTTCACGACCGCGCCTGCATCGATGGATCCGAGCGGCGGCCACTGGCTGCCAACGAACTCGACGTCTGGACGACGGCTGCGGAGAAGATGCATGAACCACCTCACGGCCGACTGTCCGTACTCGTAGTTCGGTGCGATCGTCGCCCACCGCGTCGCCTTCAGCTGCGCTGCTTCCTCCACCAGCATGGCGGCAAGCATGTAGGTCGATGGGCGCAGCCTGTAGCAATATCGATGTCCTTGGTCCCAGACCAGAGCGTCCGTGAGCGGTTCGCTCGCCACGAACAGGATCCGATGTTGCCGCGCGAAGTCGCTGATTGCCAGCCCGACATGCGACAGATACGCACCTGCCAAGAGGTCGACGCCGTTCCTGCGCACCAGCTCTTCCGCCGCGCGAAGCGCAACACTCGGCTTGCCCTCGTCGTCGCGACTGATGATTTCGACCTCGCGCCCGAGCAGGCCGCCTCTTGCGTTCAACTGTTCGACCGCCAGCTGCCAGCCGCGACGATAGGGAAGGGTGAATGCGGGCGCGCTGCTATAGGAGTTGATCTCGCCGATTCTGATGGGTCTGGTGCCCTGGGCACGGATGATGGCGGGCGAAAGCATCGCAGGGCCAACGCCGCCCAGGAGTCGTCGTCGAGAGATCATGATCAAGCATCGTCCGTAGGATTGAGGAGGAAGGTATCAGTGGCAGGTGCAGGAGGCTGGCCGGTCGCCACCACCTGTCGTCGCCGGGCTTGCAACGAGCCCGCGCACGAATGCAAGCGCGGGAAGATCGAGGTCCCGATCGAATTGCGCGCTGATCGGACCGACGAGGTCGAGCGCGGTCTGCTGGCGATCCGACCCTGCCATGATCCTGGCCCAGGCCGCCGCGATCTTTAGCTCGTAGAAGCGGCATTGTTGCTCTCTGGCAACGGACAGCCCTTCGGCGAACAGCAATTCCGACCGGGAGAGATCGAGCGGGGCATCCGCCAGCAGAACTTCGCCCTTGATGCGCAAAAGATCCGCAAGGCACCACAATTGCCGACCTTCCCGGGCGATGTTCAAGGCCTCTTCAACGGCAGCCAGGGCCTGCGCAGTTTCGCCGCTCGCGAGCAGGCCTTCGGCGAGCGATCCGAGAAACTCCGGATTGCGCATCAGCCATCCATTCTCGGCGCGCGCCTTCAGTCCACCCCGCAGCAACGCTATTCCATCGTCGTACTGACCTTGCAGGACGAGCAACTGTCCCTTCAAGCATGACGTCCAGCTTGTCCAGAAAGCTATTCCCTCGCGAGTCACGAGTGCGAGAAGAGACGAGATCGCCTGATCGGCCGCAGCGAGATCATGCGTCATGAGCGCGATCGGGCAGACGGCGTTCCGCAAAGCGTAGGCGATCGCAAGCTTGTCCTTTTCCCGCTCCGCCTCCTCTAGACATTCGGCGGCAAGAGCTCTGCTCTCCGCCACCTTTCCCTGGAGCAGCAAGACGCGGGCCAACATGGCCTTGGCCAGAACGCTCTGGTTGAGCAGGAACCACATCTGGTTCGGGCCGTCCTTCGATCCGCAAGCTTCGTAATCCAGGGACAGGGTGAGCTCCCGCCTTGCATCCTCCTGCGCTCCGTAAAAATGAGTGGCGGCGCCGATCAAGCGCCGCCCCACGGTCTCGTTGGCGGAGTTCTCCGTTCGCAGGGCGATCTCGAGGTATCGCTCGCCGACGGATTTGGCGGCGTCATATTGGCCCGAGTTGAGATTGTAGCTCCATAGCGTCCACACGGCCTTGAGCTGAAGCTCGAGATCCGACCGCTCCTCGGCGAGCACGAGGCCGATGTTGAGCGCCGCCTTCATGCGGTCGGCAGAGCCGGTCGTGTTGAGAAGCGCGAAACCCAATGCGACATGGAGCTGTGCCTTGATCCCCGGATCGCAGGTCAACCCCGGGCCGAGATGGGCGAGGGCGTGCTCGATCCGGCTGGAGCATTCGACGAAGGACAGCAACTGCATCCACACCGGAACGAAACCGGCCGTCAGCTCGATTCCGAGCGCAGTATCGCCATCAGGCGCGAAGGCCCAGTCGAGCGCGGCATGCACGTTCTCGATCTCCTGGGCGAGGCGGGACACATCGACGGAGGTCGGGGAAGTGCCGCCAAGCGGCGTAGCGAGCTGCCTGAGGAATTCCGCTTGCCGTCGCGCAATTTGCGCAACGAGCCCGGCTTCCGCTAGCTTCTCCAAAGCATAGGCCCGCGTGGTCTCGAGCAGGCGCCATCGTCCCTCGAACGAGGGATTCAGAGAGACCAGCGATTTGCCAACCAGATTGAACAATGTCTCGATGACGTCCGACCGCGACAGGTCGCCGTCCATCATTGCAATGGCCGCGTCCAGCGTGAAGCCGGCCGGAAATATCGCAAGCCGGCAAAGCAGCCTCTGCTCCTCGGGCGACAACAGGTCGTAACTCCAGTCCAGCGTCGCTCGCAGGGTCTGGTGCCGCGGCAGCTGGTCGCGACGGCCGCTGCTCAGGAGCTCGAAGCGCCGGTCCAGGCGGCTCAACACGGTGTCCACCCCGAGATTCGCGACTCGAGCTGCGGCGAACTCCAGCGCGAGCGGAATCCCGTCGAGCCGCCGGCAGACGGCGGCGATCTTCAGCAAATCGCCTGGGTCGGGAACGAAGCTTGCTCGCAATGCCCGCGTTCGCGCGACGAAGAGCTGCACCGCGCTTTCCCGAAGCAGCCGATCGGGATCAAGGATGTCTGATCCTGGGACCGATAGCGGCGGGATGGCCGCTACATATTCTCCGTCGATGCGCAGCGCTTCGCGGCTGGTCGCAAGAACGGAGACACTCGGACAATAGCGAAGCACCGCGCTGGCGATTTGCGCGGCAACGTCGATGACATGCTCGCAATTGTCAAGGACGAGAAGCAGGCGCCGCGAGCCGACGGCTTGGGCGATGCTCGCGGGCGAGACGTTCTTGTCGCTCAAGGCGAGCTTCAGGGTACGGGCCGTCGCAGAGACCGCCAGCGGTGGATCCTGCAAGGTCGCGAGCTCGACCAGCGCGACGGAATCGTCGAACGACGATGCGACGCGCCGCGCAAGTTCGATGGCGAGCTTGGTCTTTCCGATGCCTCCAGGGCCGACGAGAGTCACGGCGCGGTATGCGGAGAGGATATCGATCAACTCGTTCAGGGAATCCTCGCGGCCGATCAGAGGCGCGCGCACATTCGGCAGGTTGCTCGAAAAGGAGGACGCGGCTAGCGCGGATATGGTTGCGGCTGCGGAGTGATCCGGATGTCCGCTTCGCCAGCTTCCCGCGAGAGTATATCCCCGGCCCGAGACCGTCTTGAGGAGATCGCGATCCCTGCCGAGCGCCTTGCGGACCGCGGAGATATGGACCTGGAGCGTGTTGTCCTCGACGACCTGGCCTGACCAGACGCTCCCGATCAGTTCATCCTTGGTCACCAGAAGACCGGCACAATCCGCCAGCTTCTCGAGAAGCTCGAATGCACGGCTGCCGATCGGCACCGCGATGTTGTCGTGTCTCAGCTCTCTGCGCTGGCAATCGATGAGCCAGTTTCCAAAGGCGTAGGTTCGATTGGCCGGCGAAGACGACATAGGGATCCGCGGATCAGATTCACCGTCGTGATGCCAGGAAAGTCATGGTTTTCCGAAGATCACCGTCTCTTGGCAATACTATGAAAGCATGACTATGCCTCGGTCTCCTACAGGGGAGGCGGTTGGCGTGTCAAGAAGACCTTCGCCGTGTTCGGGCGTCCGCCGTCAGTGCCCCGCCGCTCTACATGCTCGTTGTTCCCTAAACGAATTCGTGACGATGATAGGCGTGTCAAATCAGAGAGCCGCGACGGCCGAGCGCAACAATCGCGCGACGGGGCCGACACGCGTCCGCAGGAGCGCGTCTGAAATTTCCTGATTTTACGTCTCTTAACTCGCGACCAGACCCGGCCTTGCTACGATCGTATCGATGGAGGCGCCCCACCGCTCGCGGATTCCGCTGGTTGCGCGCCTTCCGGTTTGGACCAGTGCAGTTAGAGTAAGAACAATGTCCCAGCTGTCACCGCCGCGACAACCGAGGCATGGTTGCGAGCCAACCGCCATCATCTCCGATGACGGAGCTTCCGACTTCCGCTCGGCCGCGATGACATCAGTCGTGCCGCTTCCGAAAGCCGTCGTTTCGCGCAGCGACGATCTGCCGGCCCGGGACGCGGCCGCAATTGTCTTCGATCAGCTCGGCCTCGTCATAGCGGTCGAGACCGATCCACGGCGCGAGTCCAGGGTATCGCGTGATCGACCGCATGATACTGGCTTTCTGCGCGTCCGGGTTCCACGGCACAGCGTGTCCGCGACGCTGCCGGTCTCCGCGACAAGGATGCTCGCCTTCAACGAGAATGATCCTGTCGTCCGGAGCCTGGCCGAAGCTCTCGCCGCGGTAGAAAGCTTGACGCCCGCCGATGGCGCTATCTGCGTCGACGCCCTGCGCCTTGCCGTCGTTGCGCGGTTGTCTGCCTTGCAGTCAGGCAGGCCGGGGCAGTTCGAAGGGCGAGTCCGCGGCTGCCTAGGTGCGAGTGACAGGCAGATTCAGGGATTGCAGAAGTGGCGGCTCAAGCGGGTGCTCGACTACATCGAAAGTCACTTTTGCAGGAAGGTCCAGCTCGCGGATCTTGCCGCAGTGGCCGGCTTGAGTCGCATGCATTTCGCCGCCCAGTTCCGGATCGCCACGGGATGCAGCCCGCACGAATACATCCTGCGCGAACGGATACGGCGCGCCAAGGATTTGCTGCGAAATTGCGAGATGCCGATCGTCGAGATTGCGTTGACGGTAGGCTTTCAGAGCCAGGCTCATTTCACCACGACATTCAGGCGCTTCGCGGGCGACTCGCCGAGGCGGTGGCGGAATGCGGCTGCGGCTGACTTGATCTAGCGATTGGGAAGATAAGTTGCCGAGGATCGATTGCTGCGGCGATCGGCTTGGTTGGAGCAACGGCCGGCATGACGCCGCCATTTTCCTTCCATCTGCGACGTCGAATCCGCGAAGCGCTGAGAGGAGAATTCTCGACTCAGCGCTGTCGCTTGCCTTGCAGCCAAGGGCTCGTACGGCCCACAGGCTCAGTAGCCGGAGGTGGGCTCGCAGGGAGGCCGGCGCCAGGGCGCGGTCGCGTATGCACCGATGTCGGGAGCGCGAACGCAGTTGCGCTTGGAGGTGACGGGCACGCGCTGAACCGACGCATAGGAGTCGACATTCGTGCGGCGCGTGTTGTTGCCGCCTTCGCGAGCCATCGCGGGGGAGGCAATCATGGCGGCGACGGCCAGCCCGGCCGACAAGAGCTTCAGATTAGTCATTGCATGTCTCCTTGACAAAGCGATGCCGGGAACGCCTCGGCTCGCCCGTCAGACATGTGTATGCGCGTGCGAGATCAGCAGTATCAATCGAACGATCATTTTCGCCTTTGCACGAAGTCGTGGTGGCGGCTCGGTCGACAGTCGATTCTGCGCGGTCGCGATGCTGCGAGACCGGCGGGGTGCGCCACTTGGCGCGGACGCACTCCCGTGCGGATTCACGGACGGGCGTGGTCGGCTGCGTGCGCAGGCCGGCCCTTCGTCGTTCGCTCAGCGATGCCAGTGACGGACGTAAGGGTGCGCTGCTCCGAACACCGGCGCGGCGCCGCCGGGCCGCTCCAGGCCCATTCGTCCTGCCGGCGTCAGCGCGCCGCCGTTTAGCACGTCGCGATCCGGATACATTGATGCAAATGCGGCGGGCTCCTGGTCGGCGAATGACCAAACCGCGGAGGCCGAGGATATCGTTGCCGTCGAGATCAGCGCGGCGGCGATCATGGTCTTGAATACATTCATGGCGATTCTCCATTGCTCGTGAGGTGCGGAGAGTCGCTTGGCGATGATCGCTGCTCGGCTGGTGACGTTTCCGGAAATTGTCTTCTGTACCGAGTCATATAGGCAGTGCAGCGGAAAAAACCTGTCCGGTACGCATCACTCTTGCGAGAAGACGAGTGCGGAAATAACCAGCATGCAGGCGGGGTTTATCGAATGGTCCATCTTCGACATCGAATCCTGTCACTTTTGTCATGATCGTTCGCACGATCGTGCATGGTCGAATCAATCGCGACGCCCACTTGAGAGTGCAGGTCATGGAACATGCGGAGTGTAAGCCATGAGACTGCTCTCTTTCCTTTGCGTCGTAGCTTGTCTCGGACTGTCGGGCGCAGCATCTGCCCGCGGCGGCATGGGATCGCATATGTCGATGGCACGCGGCGGCGCGCTCGGTACGAGTGCCGCGGCGCCTGGGACGAACTCGCTCGGCACTGCACTTCCCTCGTCGGAGGGCGGCGGTCATGCGATGAAGCGGCCTCTGCTCGGCACGGACGCGACCATCGACAAGGACGACGCCCGCCTTGAGAAAATGCTGGAAGGTTCGATCTGCCGCGGCTGCTGAAGGGTATGGGGTGCAAGAGGAACCCGGGTCTTGCTCTTCCGCCTGGCAAACTGGTCTCCTGGAAGGATGGTGATAGACTGCACGCAAGACCAATGAACCATTCGGGGCCGTGCCAATGATGGCTGAGTCGGGCCAGCGTCCCGTTTACACCTGCTCGGAATGGGAGATCGATCTTGCCAGGCGCGAATTGCGCGCGCAGGGTGAGGTCGTTCCTCTGGGCGGGCGCGCCTTTGAGATCCTTGCGGAATTGGTTCGGGCCGAAGGCGATCTGGTCACCAAGAACGATTTGGCCGAGCGTGTCTGGCGGGGCGTTTTTGTCGAGGAGAGCGCACTTCGGGTGCACATCGCCGCGATTCGAAGAGCCTTTCGCGCGGACCGCGACATGCTCGCAACCGACGTCGGACGCGGATATCGCCTGCTGGGGTCATGGCAGATCCGCCAGACGGATGCGCCGCTACAATCTTCAGCATCCCAACAATTGCGCTCGACCAACATTCCGAATGCATCGTTCGATCTAATCGGTCGGGCCACCGCCATCGCACATCTATGGGAGCTTCTTTCGGCCTATCGGGTCGTGACCCTCGTCGGGCCTGGCGGCATCGGCAAGACGGCGCTTGCATTGGAAGCCGCCAGAACGGCGCCGCCCGGTTTTGCTGCGGATCGGCTGCTGGTCGAGCTTGCCTCGCTGCCCGATCCCAAGCTGGTTTGCTCGGCCGTCGCCAGCGTGCTCGGAATCAAGCTCGAAGGCGAGGACATCTCGCCGGGGGCAGTCGCACGCACGGTCGGCGCGCGGCAGCTGTTGCTCGTCCTCGACAATTGCGAGCATGTCGTCGATGCGGTGGCTCAACTGGCCGACGCGATCGTCAGCCGCTGTCCCGGGACCACCATCGTTGCGACCAGCCGCGAAGCGCTGCGCATCGACGGCGAGCACGTCTATCGCGTTCCTCCTCTGGACGTGCCGCCCGAATCCCGGGTCGGATGCGGCGGCGCATCTGCTTACACCGCCGTGGAATTGTTCATGACGAGGGCGAGGGCGCTCGGTTCGAATTTTGCGCCGGATGAGGAAAATCTCGGAGCCGTTGCCTCCATTTGCCGGCGGCTCGACGGAATTCCGCTCGCGATCGAGTTCGCGGCGGCGCGCGCGGTGATGTTGAGTCCAGCGAAGATTGCCGTGCTTCTGGACGACAGGTTCAAATTCCTGACGACCGGCCGACGGACGGCGCTACCCAGGCAGCAAACCCTTCGCGCGACGCTCGACTGGAGCTACGACCTGCTGCCGGAGATGGAGGCGCGCATCCTGCGGCAGCTCGGCGTCTTCGCCGGAGAGTTTTCGCTCGAAGCCGCGATCGTGGTGGCCGGCGAGGGCATCGGTGAGCTTACGGGTCGGCTGGCCAATCTGGTGGCCAAGTCGCTCGTTCTTGCCGACATCGGCGGTGATCACCCTCACTATCGGCTGCTGGATACCACGCGCGCTTACGCATTGGACAAGCTGCGCGCTTGCGGAGAGCTTGCCGGCGCGGCTCGCCGTCTCGCTCAATATTATTGCGGCTTCCTTGCGCGAGCTGAAGCCGATAGCGAAACCCAGCCGCAGGCGGAGGGGCTCAAGTTTTATTGTCGCCATATCGACAGCGTGCGATCGGGCCTCGATTGGGCCTTCTCGCCCGAGGGCGACGCGCAGATCGGAGTGGCGCTGACCGCGGCGGCGATCCCGCTATGGGTGCAATTGTCTCTGCTTGCGGAATGCCGCGAGCGGACCGAGCTGGCGCTGGCCCATCTCGACGACAGCGCGGTGAATGCGCGGCAGCTGCGCATGCAATTGTCGGCTGCGCGCGCCTGGTCGCTGATGTATGGCATTGGAAGGGCCCGGGAAGCAGGTCCTGCCTGGGTCGAAACTCTTGGGCTCGCCGAGCAGCTCGGCGACAATGATTATCTGCTGCGATCGCTCTGGGGCCTTTGTATCGATCAGTTCAACAATGGCGAGTTTCGCAAGGCACTCGGTCTTGCGCGCCGTTTTGCGGATGTCGTGGCCGGATCGAGCAATTCGGTCGATCGGATGATGGCAGAACGGCTCCTCGCCACGACCATGCATTATCTCGGCGATCAGCGGCTGGCGCACCGTCACATCGACCGGGCCTTGGCCCGTCTTTCCGACCTGACGGCAAAGCCGCAGGTCATCCGTTTCCGGTTCGACCCGCGCGCCTCGGCACATTACTTCCAGGCGCGCATCCTCTGGCTGCTCGGCTTCGCGGATCAGGCGCTGCGCGTGGTCGATCGCAATGTCGAGGAAGGTCGCACGAACGGTCATGCCCTGACGTTTTGCAGCGTGCTCGGACAGGGCGCCTGCCCGATCGCCTTTCTCGCCGGTGATCTCGTCCTGGCGGAGCGCTATTGCACGATGCTGATCGAGCATACCGAACGTCACCCGATCCGGCTGTGGAGCGTCTGGGCACGCGCCTTTAGGGGCATGGTGGTGGCGCGCGGTGGCGACCTCGAGGCCGGCCTGTCCTTGCTACGCAAGGCGCTCGGCCTGGCGGGCGAGGCGCGATTTCTGCCACGCTTTCTGCTTCTCCTCGGGGAGCTAGCAACATGTCTCGGAAAAGCCGGCGAGATTTCGCAAGGACTTGCGACCGTCGACGAGGCGCTGGCGCGATGCGAAGCACGTGACGAACGCTGGTATGTGGCGGAGCTCTGGCGCATCAAGGGCGAATTGCTGCTGCACGCCGGCGCGCATTATTCCGCGGCAGCCGCCGAGCAGGCCTTTGTCCAGGCGTCGGAGGTGGCGGGCGGTCAGGGAGCGCTATTCTGGGAGCTGCGAACGGCGATCAGTCTGGCACGATTGCGGATGAGCCAGAGCCGGCCGGCCGACGCGCGGGATATTCTCGAGCCCGTGTACGGCAAGTTCACCGAGGGTTTCGAGATCGCCGATCTGCGCCGCGCGAGGACATTGATGGCGCAGCTGGCGACCCAGTAGCTCGGGCGTCCTCACCAAGAGCCCGCTCATGCGCCGCAAGCCTGTCCGATCGGTAGAAGCGCAGCTCAGTGAGCAGATCCGAGGCTGTCTTGAGACTGCGCGTGCCAAACCCCTCGGTGAAACGGCCATACACGGGTGCAAGAAGTTCTTCTGCGTCTCGGTAGCGGCCTTGGCGCTGCCGTAGCCGCGCAAGCACGGTTGCCGTGCGCAGTTCGTAACCGAGCGCGCCTTGTCGGCGCGCCAATTCGAGCGATTGCGCGAGACTCTGCTCCGCCTGCAACATGTCGGGCGTGGCCTTGCGGATCAGCGCCTCCGCTTTCACCCGCAGCATGTCGGGCATCTCCATCAGGAAGCCGCAACGCCGTGCCTGGGCGATGGCTTGGTTGATCGTGTCCAGCGCGGCCTCGCCGTGATTTGCCGCCACCAGGGCCGCAGCAAGCGGCACGCTCAAGCCTGCGACCGCACCGAAACGGCGGTTCTGCAGCTTCTCGACCGAGCCCTTCAGCATCGCGAGACCCGGACCGGTCGTCCCGCGCGTCAGCAGCG comes from Bradyrhizobium sp. CCGE-LA001 and encodes:
- a CDS encoding ATP-binding protein, with protein sequence MSSSPANRTYAFGNWLIDCQRRELRHDNIAVPIGSRAFELLEKLADCAGLLVTKDELIGSVWSGQVVEDNTLQVHISAVRKALGRDRDLLKTVSGRGYTLAGSWRSGHPDHSAAATISALAASSFSSNLPNVRAPLIGREDSLNELIDILSAYRAVTLVGPGGIGKTKLAIELARRVASSFDDSVALVELATLQDPPLAVSATARTLKLALSDKNVSPASIAQAVGSRRLLLVLDNCEHVIDVAAQIASAVLRYCPSVSVLATSREALRIDGEYVAAIPPLSVPGSDILDPDRLLRESAVQLFVARTRALRASFVPDPGDLLKIAAVCRRLDGIPLALEFAAARVANLGVDTVLSRLDRRFELLSSGRRDQLPRHQTLRATLDWSYDLLSPEEQRLLCRLAIFPAGFTLDAAIAMMDGDLSRSDVIETLFNLVGKSLVSLNPSFEGRWRLLETTRAYALEKLAEAGLVAQIARRQAEFLRQLATPLGGTSPTSVDVSRLAQEIENVHAALDWAFAPDGDTALGIELTAGFVPVWMQLLSFVECSSRIEHALAHLGPGLTCDPGIKAQLHVALGFALLNTTGSADRMKAALNIGLVLAEERSDLELQLKAVWTLWSYNLNSGQYDAAKSVGERYLEIALRTENSANETVGRRLIGAATHFYGAQEDARRELTLSLDYEACGSKDGPNQMWFLLNQSVLAKAMLARVLLLQGKVAESRALAAECLEEAEREKDKLAIAYALRNAVCPIALMTHDLAAADQAISSLLALVTREGIAFWTSWTSCLKGQLLVLQGQYDDGIALLRGGLKARAENGWLMRNPEFLGSLAEGLLASGETAQALAAVEEALNIAREGRQLWCLADLLRIKGEVLLADAPLDLSRSELLFAEGLSVAREQQCRFYELKIAAAWARIMAGSDRQQTALDLVGPISAQFDRDLDLPALAFVRGLVASPATTGGGDRPASCTCH
- a CDS encoding ABC transporter substrate-binding protein, which gives rise to MLSPAIIRAQGTRPIRIGEINSYSSAPAFTLPYRRGWQLAVEQLNARGGLLGREVEIISRDDEGKPSVALRAAEELVRRNGVDLLAGAYLSHVGLAISDFARQHRILFVASEPLTDALVWDQGHRYCYRLRPSTYMLAAMLVEEAAQLKATRWATIAPNYEYGQSAVRWFMHLLRSRRPDVEFVGSQWPPLGSIDAGAVVNALAQHNPVAILNVTFGPDLARFVRQGHDRGLFRGRRVVSFTTGEPEYLHPLGQDAPEGWIVTGYPVTEVLDDTNNGFISAYAARYGEAPTMGSVVGHALISSLAAPIEKLGTLDTEKMADGFGNIGFDTPFGRAIWRAIDHQSTMGTFVGRTTVRDGKAVMVDWKYRDGEAMLPPDAAIRKLRPAI
- a CDS encoding helix-turn-helix domain-containing protein, whose product is MPLPKAVVSRSDDLPARDAAAIVFDQLGLVIAVETDPRRESRVSRDRPHDTGFLRVRVPRHSVSATLPVSATRMLAFNENDPVVRSLAEALAAVESLTPADGAICVDALRLAVVARLSALQSGRPGQFEGRVRGCLGASDRQIQGLQKWRLKRVLDYIESHFCRKVQLADLAAVAGLSRMHFAAQFRIATGCSPHEYILRERIRRAKDLLRNCEMPIVEIALTVGFQSQAHFTTTFRRFAGDSPRRWRNAAAADLI
- a CDS encoding efflux RND transporter periplasmic adaptor subunit; amino-acid sequence: MSDVRIRTNDDKTGGRPGAENLRIVELPGKETRSGRRYGGALLGGGIVLILAGGLGIGGWRHYQAAREVAAVAEQARTAVPDVRVAAVQPSGDIMKVSLPATTTAFEAANIFARTSGYIEKRYVDIGAHVKKGDLLADITAPELDQQIAQAQATLAQNQAALQQAQASRELADVTNARDSNLVKQGWLTAQQGDNDRLTLRAQQAAVGVAQSNIAAQEAQIRVLQQEKAYQRVVAPFDGVITQRNVDNGSLVQAGSTFMFTLMHSDVIRTQVFVPQDEAFGVAPGVDADIRVPEIPGRSFPGKVTRIATALQPGSRTLLTEIDVPNPDGLLSPGIYCTVELSIPRKTPSMIVPSDALVFDQNGLHVALVRNGAVHLQQVSIARDFGTTVEVREGVQPGDQVVLNPAVNLTEGSKVTVRKVEMS
- a CDS encoding ATP-binding protein; its protein translation is MMAESGQRPVYTCSEWEIDLARRELRAQGEVVPLGGRAFEILAELVRAEGDLVTKNDLAERVWRGVFVEESALRVHIAAIRRAFRADRDMLATDVGRGYRLLGSWQIRQTDAPLQSSASQQLRSTNIPNASFDLIGRATAIAHLWELLSAYRVVTLVGPGGIGKTALALEAARTAPPGFAADRLLVELASLPDPKLVCSAVASVLGIKLEGEDISPGAVARTVGARQLLLVLDNCEHVVDAVAQLADAIVSRCPGTTIVATSREALRIDGEHVYRVPPLDVPPESRVGCGGASAYTAVELFMTRARALGSNFAPDEENLGAVASICRRLDGIPLAIEFAAARAVMLSPAKIAVLLDDRFKFLTTGRRTALPRQQTLRATLDWSYDLLPEMEARILRQLGVFAGEFSLEAAIVVAGEGIGELTGRLANLVAKSLVLADIGGDHPHYRLLDTTRAYALDKLRACGELAGAARRLAQYYCGFLARAEADSETQPQAEGLKFYCRHIDSVRSGLDWAFSPEGDAQIGVALTAAAIPLWVQLSLLAECRERTELALAHLDDSAVNARQLRMQLSAARAWSLMYGIGRAREAGPAWVETLGLAEQLGDNDYLLRSLWGLCIDQFNNGEFRKALGLARRFADVVAGSSNSVDRMMAERLLATTMHYLGDQRLAHRHIDRALARLSDLTAKPQVIRFRFDPRASAHYFQARILWLLGFADQALRVVDRNVEEGRTNGHALTFCSVLGQGACPIAFLAGDLVLAERYCTMLIEHTERHPIRLWSVWARAFRGMVVARGGDLEAGLSLLRKALGLAGEARFLPRFLLLLGELATCLGKAGEISQGLATVDEALARCEARDERWYVAELWRIKGELLLHAGAHYSAAAAEQAFVQASEVAGGQGALFWELRTAISLARLRMSQSRPADARDILEPVYGKFTEGFEIADLRRARTLMAQLATQ